A single genomic interval of uncultured Sphaerochaeta sp. harbors:
- a CDS encoding winged helix-turn-helix domain-containing protein, producing the protein MDDTLELKILSLIQKNPRINQRELSDQLATSLSTIKRVMTGMIQANVLTRKGGKRYGYWEIEAKE; encoded by the coding sequence TTGGATGACACTTTGGAGCTAAAAATACTTTCGCTGATACAAAAGAACCCCCGAATCAATCAACGTGAGCTTTCTGATCAGCTTGCAACCTCTCTGTCTACAATTAAGCGCGTTATGACCGGAATGATACAGGCCAATGTGCTTACACGTAAAGGCGGTAAGCGCTATGGCTACTGGGAAATAGAAGCAAAAGAATAG
- a CDS encoding ImmA/IrrE family metallo-endopeptidase, producing MNDEKLTKHTYQFTPDYAVAPGETLAEVLETLSMTLKECATRCGLTEQSMIRIIKGLQPITYETADRLEMVTGVPARMWNTLELQYQEQRRKIKQKKSYEQSIDWLHGIPTKELVVRGIIDASTSKADMVGETLRFYGVASVDAWKDVWMDPKVAARRSDCFETNIGAASAWIRIGELQAQDIVCAPYNTDSFKAVLKEIRELTTSEPVQFLPRMKEICASCGVALVLVKEMKKVPWNGASKWLSPSKAMILVSLRGKAEDLFWFSFFHEAYHILHGEKKRLYIAEERSTDRQEQEADRFAANILIPEAYNKTISQIISREEVIAMAKQLGVSPGIVAGRYRHLTGNWSYFKDLTRSFDWDDLM from the coding sequence ATGAACGATGAGAAACTGACTAAGCATACATATCAGTTTACCCCAGACTATGCAGTTGCTCCTGGAGAAACCTTGGCTGAAGTTCTAGAAACCCTTTCAATGACACTGAAGGAGTGTGCAACACGGTGTGGTCTGACAGAGCAGTCCATGATTCGAATCATCAAAGGACTACAACCCATCACCTATGAAACAGCAGATAGGTTGGAAATGGTCACCGGTGTTCCCGCCCGGATGTGGAATACTTTGGAACTTCAATACCAAGAGCAACGAAGGAAGATCAAACAGAAGAAAAGTTATGAGCAAAGCATAGATTGGTTGCATGGTATTCCTACAAAGGAATTGGTTGTTCGAGGTATAATAGACGCATCTACCTCAAAGGCAGATATGGTAGGGGAGACGTTACGATTCTATGGGGTAGCTAGTGTTGATGCATGGAAGGATGTCTGGATGGATCCAAAAGTTGCTGCCAGGCGTTCTGATTGTTTTGAGACAAACATAGGAGCAGCTTCTGCTTGGATTAGGATAGGAGAGCTACAGGCACAGGATATTGTATGTGCCCCCTATAATACGGATAGTTTTAAAGCAGTATTGAAAGAGATACGGGAGCTCACTACCAGTGAACCTGTACAGTTTTTGCCTAGGATGAAAGAGATATGTGCTTCTTGTGGTGTTGCTCTTGTCCTGGTTAAAGAGATGAAAAAGGTTCCTTGGAATGGAGCATCAAAGTGGTTGTCTCCTTCCAAAGCGATGATATTGGTTAGCCTTCGAGGAAAAGCAGAAGATCTTTTTTGGTTCTCCTTCTTTCATGAAGCCTACCACATACTGCATGGCGAGAAGAAACGACTGTATATTGCTGAGGAGAGAAGTACTGATCGGCAAGAACAGGAAGCAGACAGGTTCGCAGCGAATATCTTGATCCCTGAAGCATATAATAAAACCATTAGTCAAATTATCTCAAGAGAAGAGGTTATTGCTATGGCAAAGCAACTGGGGGTCAGTCCCGGGATCGTGGCAGGGCGCTATCGTCACCTTACAGGGAATTGGTCATATTTCAAGGACCTGACAAGGTCCTTTGACTGGGATGACCTCATGTAG
- a CDS encoding DeoR/GlpR family DNA-binding transcription regulator: MNPGARKKHILAKLDLEGSVQVLELAEELRVSKVTIRNDLDDLANKGVLVRTHGGAITPEKHGSSRFITQTINEYTDQKRAVARLAASFVKTGQSIIIDNGSTTLHIAQYISNLSITVTTSSLLVMQELMHAEKVDLLMAGGILRRPSMGLMGNLSKEFYRNIHADWCFLGAAGYSSKYGVFCTNLIEADTKQTMIQSASKVCLLADSSKMEHLSLAKVCDWSSIDYLFTDTIDMEIRSAIEALGVKVLTVDEQHHEE; the protein is encoded by the coding sequence ATGAATCCTGGAGCTAGAAAGAAGCACATTCTTGCCAAATTAGACCTTGAAGGATCCGTACAGGTCCTTGAGTTGGCAGAGGAATTACGAGTTTCCAAGGTTACTATTCGCAATGATCTTGATGATTTGGCAAATAAAGGGGTGCTTGTACGTACCCATGGTGGAGCGATAACGCCTGAGAAACACGGAAGTTCTCGATTTATCACACAGACCATCAATGAATATACTGACCAGAAGAGAGCAGTAGCTCGTTTGGCAGCCTCATTTGTAAAAACAGGGCAATCCATTATTATCGACAACGGTAGTACTACATTACATATTGCCCAGTATATCTCGAATCTTTCTATTACTGTAACCACGAGTTCCTTGCTGGTTATGCAGGAACTGATGCATGCAGAGAAAGTTGACCTCCTCATGGCGGGTGGAATTCTACGTCGGCCATCAATGGGGTTGATGGGTAATCTATCAAAAGAATTTTATCGCAATATTCATGCTGATTGGTGTTTTCTTGGTGCTGCAGGGTATAGTTCCAAATATGGGGTATTCTGCACCAATCTGATTGAGGCAGACACCAAGCAGACAATGATTCAGAGTGCCTCAAAGGTTTGCCTCTTGGCTGATAGTTCAAAAATGGAACATCTCTCACTTGCAAAGGTGTGTGATTGGTCCTCCATAGACTACCTGTTTACTGATACAATTGATATGGAAATTCGATCAGCAATCGAGGCTCTTGGGGTAAAAGTACTCACCGTAGATGAGCAGCATCATGAAGAATAA
- a CDS encoding TIM barrel protein → MKNKQVVSLVGFGSVQEIAEHSKKYPTMLYELSYKMDREFLKAVTPFIKGRVASVHACCPSLPIFPNFGSHDPQVLQESYAAVEESLQTAQQYDADVMVLHPGYACDQPIPAANEERTRLLDGPMFKPFIGQQKGSICKSDYCIQPVYQHHVKQAIEQLKDVGVLAKSYGVRLAVENLNPRVGYLFQTPEEMITLANISQDIYLCLDVGHLWISSAVYGFPYLESLEKIIKTQKVVNCHLHSNTTDVEKSMFSDDHHSVDRHGFPIREVLQILTNSEANLVLETVEALHHNTDFLLRELASLGESYATS, encoded by the coding sequence ATGAAGAATAAGCAGGTAGTCTCTCTCGTAGGCTTTGGAAGTGTTCAGGAAATAGCTGAACATTCCAAGAAATACCCAACAATGCTCTATGAACTCTCATACAAAATGGATAGAGAGTTCCTGAAGGCTGTCACACCGTTTATTAAGGGCAGAGTAGCCTCAGTCCATGCCTGTTGTCCCTCTCTACCCATATTTCCCAATTTTGGTAGTCATGACCCTCAGGTTCTACAGGAGAGCTACGCGGCGGTAGAGGAAAGCCTGCAAACAGCACAACAGTATGATGCTGATGTCATGGTACTTCATCCAGGGTATGCTTGTGATCAACCAATTCCTGCTGCAAACGAGGAGCGGACCCGCTTACTTGATGGACCCATGTTCAAGCCCTTTATTGGGCAACAGAAAGGTTCAATATGCAAGTCAGATTATTGCATCCAGCCTGTGTATCAACACCATGTAAAGCAGGCAATAGAACAGCTGAAAGATGTAGGAGTGCTTGCAAAGTCATACGGTGTGAGACTTGCAGTTGAGAATCTCAACCCTAGGGTGGGGTATCTATTTCAGACACCAGAAGAAATGATTACGTTAGCGAATATCTCTCAGGATATATACCTCTGTCTTGATGTTGGGCATCTCTGGATCTCCAGTGCTGTATATGGATTCCCTTATCTGGAATCATTGGAAAAAATTATTAAAACCCAAAAGGTCGTGAACTGTCACCTCCATAGCAATACAACAGATGTGGAAAAAAGTATGTTCTCGGATGACCATCATTCTGTTGATCGTCATGGATTCCCCATTCGTGAGGTATTGCAGATACTTACCAACAGTGAAGCAAATCTTGTATTGGAAACTGTTGAGGCTCTTCATCACAATACTGATTTTCTGTTGCGGGAACTCGCTTCTTTGGGAGAATCTTATGCAACTTCTTGA
- a CDS encoding extracellular solute-binding protein, with amino-acid sequence MKKAFLMLVCLVLLFTPLFAQGAQEGEGKVDSLTVWSGASEDEAQALVQKFNELHPEIAVSVIRAGSGELVNRLYSEQPKPEGDILLMLAKENMELAYDYLAPYKSANHDKIDASVRDGADVPRFYGTSMPLQAFMVNTNLLDPSEYPKSWADLIDPKFKGEIILANPALSGSAYAQVYMIYKQYGNDFLAKLAKSAVFTASSTTGPESVARGEYAVTVTGESNIGKYIGEGAPVTYVYPEEGTGARFDATAIIANGPNPEAAKLFMDFMTSNDAYEIVRSTRNRRVVSKELPGPANLPALNEIKLFPYDDLEAKEIKEQLIDDFSNMM; translated from the coding sequence ATGAAGAAAGCATTTTTAATGCTGGTTTGTCTCGTTCTGTTGTTTACCCCACTGTTCGCACAAGGTGCTCAGGAAGGTGAAGGAAAAGTTGACAGTCTTACTGTCTGGAGTGGTGCTAGTGAAGATGAAGCACAAGCACTGGTACAGAAATTCAATGAGTTGCATCCCGAAATTGCGGTTAGTGTGATTCGTGCAGGTTCCGGTGAGTTGGTGAACCGACTTTATTCAGAACAGCCCAAGCCCGAGGGGGATATTCTCTTGATGCTTGCAAAAGAGAATATGGAACTTGCATATGACTACCTAGCACCCTACAAGTCAGCTAATCATGACAAGATTGATGCCTCGGTACGTGATGGTGCTGATGTACCTAGATTTTATGGTACTTCAATGCCTTTACAGGCATTCATGGTGAATACCAATCTGCTTGATCCTTCTGAGTATCCCAAGAGTTGGGCGGACCTCATCGATCCTAAATTCAAGGGTGAGATTATTCTGGCAAATCCTGCTCTTTCTGGATCAGCATATGCACAGGTCTACATGATCTACAAGCAATATGGCAACGATTTCCTTGCAAAACTGGCAAAGAGTGCAGTTTTCACTGCTAGTTCAACTACAGGACCTGAGTCGGTTGCACGTGGTGAGTATGCAGTAACAGTCACCGGTGAATCAAATATTGGAAAGTATATTGGGGAAGGCGCTCCTGTAACCTATGTGTATCCTGAAGAAGGAACCGGTGCCCGATTTGATGCGACAGCAATCATCGCTAATGGGCCAAACCCAGAAGCAGCAAAATTGTTCATGGACTTCATGACAAGCAATGATGCCTATGAGATTGTCAGATCAACGCGAAATCGTCGTGTAGTAAGCAAGGAACTTCCAGGTCCTGCTAATCTTCCTGCACTGAATGAAATCAAGCTATTCCCATATGATGACCTTGAAGCCAAGGAAATCAAAGAACAGCTGATTGATGATTTTTCTAACATGATGTAA
- a CDS encoding LysE/ArgO family amino acid transporter encodes MELPYFTGMATGASLIIAIGAQNAFVLTQGIKKQHRFLVALICSLMDAALIALGVAGVGSLISQSPHLLTVAAGGGALFLFVYGLKNLLTALKPVEGLAETEHSETSRAQIVLTTLAITLLNPHVYLDTVVLLGSISSTYVGQSRYLFAGGAVSASFLWFFLLSYGAAVLAPLFKRTITWRILYSLIFLIMWRIAYSLLEFAGIVEAIRSLFL; translated from the coding sequence ATGGAACTCCCTTACTTCACTGGTATGGCAACTGGAGCCAGCCTTATTATCGCAATTGGTGCGCAAAATGCGTTCGTTCTTACCCAAGGTATCAAGAAGCAACATCGTTTTCTTGTTGCACTTATCTGTTCTCTCATGGATGCAGCGCTTATTGCCTTGGGAGTTGCAGGGGTAGGGAGTCTTATCAGCCAATCACCCCATCTGCTTACCGTTGCTGCCGGCGGAGGCGCTCTCTTTCTTTTTGTGTATGGCCTGAAGAACTTGTTGACCGCACTCAAACCTGTTGAGGGTTTAGCGGAGACTGAACATAGTGAAACAAGTAGAGCCCAGATAGTGCTCACCACCTTGGCCATTACCCTCTTGAACCCCCATGTCTATCTTGATACGGTGGTGCTCCTGGGAAGTATCAGCAGTACCTATGTTGGGCAGAGTAGGTACCTTTTTGCAGGAGGGGCTGTTTCGGCGTCTTTTCTCTGGTTCTTCCTCTTGTCCTATGGGGCTGCAGTTCTTGCTCCTCTTTTCAAGCGGACAATTACTTGGAGAATTCTCTATAGTCTGATCTTCCTCATCATGTGGCGTATTGCTTATTCCTTGTTGGAGTTTGCAGGAATTGTCGAAGCAATAAGGAGCCTGTTTTTGTAG
- a CDS encoding single-stranded DNA-binding protein, producing MQDINALLETALKEAKNLKPGESFLVKDLFKGYLWNRIPRGDRLLLGSLFLSYVSANDCQISVSIKGASGQQRYQKK from the coding sequence ATGCAAGATATAAATGCCTTATTGGAAACAGCCCTCAAGGAAGCAAAGAACCTGAAGCCAGGAGAGAGCTTCCTGGTGAAGGATTTGTTCAAGGGGTACCTCTGGAACAGGATCCCCCGGGGTGACCGTCTCCTGCTTGGTTCCCTGTTTCTGAGCTACGTGAGCGCTAATGATTGCCAGATTAGTGTCAGCATTAAGGGTGCATCAGGGCAGCAGCGGTATCAGAAGAAATAA
- a CDS encoding ABC transporter ATP-binding protein, with the protein MSLNLTYKNVNKIFGEQSKNPVHALNDVSFTIEPGELFCLLGPSGCGKTTLLRSTAGLESISSGQIMYGDKDMTLIPPFRRNIGMVFQSFALYPHMNIFENVAYGLRVRKTPEAEVKRRVTEVMELVGLTEELKRNPSPTGLSGGQQQRVAIARALVYDPDILLLDEPLANLDAKLRRYMRAEIRRIQKATNITTIFVTHDQEEAMAIGDRLAVLRKGVVEQIGSSNELYTKPNNAFVSNFIGKMNFFNATLAGKSSATIDGSEVVVSVKEHNIRFSGNKKVNIGESVLIGARPEQLEISKDKIADTIKGTVQIIQHLGQFVRYEVVLEKHVSETPMEIDMPYMLEGVVEHDTVYVHVKEGLPFLFLPEVRN; encoded by the coding sequence ATGAGTCTTAATCTGACATATAAGAATGTAAATAAAATCTTCGGTGAACAATCAAAGAATCCTGTGCACGCATTGAACGACGTATCATTTACGATTGAACCTGGTGAGCTGTTTTGCCTCCTTGGACCTTCTGGATGTGGCAAGACAACATTGTTACGTTCTACGGCAGGACTTGAATCAATTTCAAGTGGACAGATTATGTATGGTGACAAGGATATGACCTTGATTCCTCCTTTTCGGAGAAACATCGGTATGGTATTCCAAAGCTTTGCACTCTATCCGCATATGAATATTTTTGAGAACGTTGCATATGGATTGAGAGTACGAAAGACTCCTGAAGCAGAAGTGAAGAGACGAGTCACCGAAGTAATGGAACTGGTAGGGCTCACAGAAGAGCTTAAAAGAAACCCTTCACCGACTGGGCTTTCCGGAGGACAGCAGCAGCGTGTGGCTATTGCGCGTGCTCTTGTGTATGATCCTGATATTCTGCTTCTTGATGAACCTCTGGCCAATCTTGATGCCAAACTGCGTCGATATATGCGTGCAGAGATTAGAAGAATCCAGAAGGCAACCAATATTACCACAATTTTTGTTACGCATGACCAAGAAGAAGCAATGGCAATTGGTGATAGGCTAGCTGTGTTACGTAAAGGAGTTGTTGAGCAGATCGGTTCATCAAATGAGCTGTACACCAAGCCAAACAACGCATTTGTTTCCAACTTCATCGGGAAGATGAACTTCTTCAATGCAACGTTGGCAGGAAAGAGCAGTGCAACCATCGATGGTTCGGAAGTAGTTGTCTCGGTGAAAGAACATAATATCCGATTCAGCGGAAATAAAAAGGTTAACATTGGGGAATCTGTGCTCATCGGGGCTCGACCGGAACAGTTGGAGATATCAAAAGACAAGATAGCCGATACTATCAAGGGAACAGTTCAGATTATTCAGCATCTTGGGCAGTTTGTACGATATGAAGTAGTACTCGAGAAACATGTGAGTGAGACCCCCATGGAAATCGATATGCCGTATATGCTTGAAGGGGTGGTTGAGCATGACACGGTATATGTACATGTAAAAGAAGGCCTTCCATTCTTGTTCCTGCCGGAGGTGAGAAACTGA
- a CDS encoding galactokinase family protein codes for MPHSLEKQFTSLYPWAEKKDIHTAYAPYRVCPLGAHIDHQYGIITGFALDKGVYLRFLVSTDGAVNIDSLNFPEHVSFDLQDIGERQGNWGDYAKGAAFALSQNYELKNGIKGVIKGTLPIGGLSSSAAVVLCYINALCLANGIELSASELIKTALFAENGYVGINVGKLDQSCEVLCKKQHLLALDTRDDSFSLIPSSPSLPKFEIVIFYSGVSRVLGSGYNTRVDEAKSAAYSLKAFAGIEYGLYKDTRLRDVPATVYDEFRDQLPEVFAKRAQHYFTEMDRVEKGIEAWKEGDLETFGKLVFASGYSSIHAWETGSPELKAIYEISEHVPGIYGCRFSGAGFKGCCMALIDPAYKKEIEEQVTKEYLQQFPQYKDIFSIHFCKTDDGVRVE; via the coding sequence ATGCCACATTCCTTAGAAAAACAATTCACCTCTTTGTACCCTTGGGCAGAGAAGAAAGACATTCACACAGCTTATGCTCCCTACCGGGTATGCCCGCTGGGTGCTCATATTGACCACCAGTATGGCATTATTACCGGTTTTGCCTTGGATAAGGGTGTATACCTTCGCTTCCTTGTTTCCACTGACGGAGCGGTTAATATCGACAGCTTGAATTTTCCCGAGCACGTCTCTTTTGATTTGCAGGATATTGGGGAGAGGCAGGGGAATTGGGGTGATTACGCCAAGGGTGCGGCCTTTGCACTTTCCCAGAATTATGAATTGAAGAATGGTATCAAGGGTGTGATCAAGGGGACCCTTCCCATCGGAGGGCTCTCTTCCTCTGCTGCAGTGGTTTTGTGTTATATCAATGCTCTTTGCCTTGCCAATGGTATTGAACTCTCTGCATCCGAGCTGATCAAGACAGCGTTGTTTGCTGAGAATGGGTATGTAGGGATCAATGTAGGGAAACTCGACCAATCGTGTGAGGTGCTGTGCAAAAAGCAACATCTCTTGGCTCTCGATACCCGTGACGATTCCTTCTCCCTGATTCCTTCTTCTCCTTCACTTCCCAAGTTTGAGATAGTCATTTTCTACTCAGGTGTTTCCCGAGTGCTCGGAAGTGGTTACAACACACGGGTTGATGAGGCAAAAAGCGCTGCATACAGCCTGAAAGCTTTTGCTGGGATTGAGTATGGCCTCTACAAGGATACAAGACTCAGGGACGTTCCTGCTACTGTCTATGATGAGTTCAGGGACCAACTTCCCGAGGTCTTTGCAAAGCGTGCCCAGCACTACTTCACGGAGATGGATCGCGTAGAGAAAGGCATTGAGGCTTGGAAGGAAGGGGATTTGGAGACCTTCGGGAAGCTGGTATTTGCTTCCGGATACAGTTCCATCCATGCCTGGGAGACAGGGTCTCCCGAGCTGAAGGCCATCTATGAGATTTCAGAGCATGTTCCTGGTATCTACGGCTGTAGGTTCAGTGGTGCAGGCTTCAAAGGGTGTTGCATGGCTCTCATTGATCCAGCGTATAAGAAAGAGATAGAGGAACAGGTTACCAAAGAATACCTACAGCAGTTCCCTCAATACAAGGACATCTTCTCCATCCATTTCTGCAAGACTGATGATGGGGTGAGGGTGGAGTAG
- a CDS encoding AAA family ATPase, which yields MKRDAYIKRTLRLNKRLATKSQFLLGPRMTGKTTYIRNELQDRVSLSWNLLDGRLRMRVLSDPGILKEEIEARDLHDCLVVIDEIQKAPLLLEEVQFLIEERNIRFLLTGSSARKLRSGGVNLLGGRAGHITMHPLVFPEIQDTNYTLERIFQSGLLPSAFCSEHPDEELNDYVALYLNEEIQAEGVTRKLPQFSRFLEVAALSNTQMINFTNIASDVGVSRQAVTGWYQVLVDTLIGYELPSFTNGKKRKTYGMPKFYFFDLGVARALQNAPVPTSIQTEYGAFFEHYVFMELRSYLDYIQSKEVLSYWRTTSNFEVEFVLGEKVAIETKTTKKADSKDYRGLKAFMEEGICGRYILVCCEERPRKLGNGIEVMPWKYFLQLLWDGKIV from the coding sequence ATGAAAAGAGATGCATATATCAAACGTACCCTGAGGTTGAATAAAAGACTCGCTACCAAGTCGCAATTCCTTTTAGGCCCTCGTATGACAGGAAAGACCACCTACATACGCAATGAATTGCAAGACAGGGTGAGCCTTAGCTGGAACTTGCTTGACGGTAGGCTTCGGATGAGAGTACTCTCCGATCCAGGCATACTCAAGGAAGAAATTGAAGCTCGCGACTTGCATGATTGCCTCGTGGTGATCGATGAGATTCAGAAAGCGCCACTGCTGCTGGAGGAAGTGCAATTTCTCATTGAAGAGAGGAATATCCGGTTCCTGCTCACCGGTTCAAGCGCAAGAAAACTTCGTTCAGGCGGGGTCAATCTATTGGGAGGAAGAGCCGGTCATATCACCATGCATCCTTTGGTATTCCCAGAGATACAAGACACCAACTATACTTTGGAAAGGATTTTCCAGTCAGGCTTATTGCCCTCAGCCTTCTGCTCTGAACATCCTGATGAGGAACTTAACGACTATGTTGCTTTGTACCTCAACGAGGAGATCCAGGCAGAGGGAGTTACAAGGAAACTTCCCCAATTCTCACGATTTCTAGAGGTAGCCGCCCTATCAAACACACAGATGATCAACTTTACCAATATTGCCAGCGATGTTGGTGTCTCCAGACAAGCCGTTACCGGTTGGTACCAGGTCCTCGTTGACACCCTGATCGGGTATGAACTCCCTTCCTTCACCAATGGAAAGAAGAGAAAGACCTATGGGATGCCAAAGTTCTATTTCTTTGACCTTGGAGTAGCCAGAGCGCTGCAGAATGCTCCTGTCCCCACCTCAATCCAGACAGAATATGGTGCATTTTTCGAGCACTATGTGTTCATGGAGCTACGTTCCTACCTCGATTACATCCAGAGCAAAGAAGTCCTTAGCTATTGGAGGACCACAAGCAACTTTGAGGTTGAATTTGTGCTAGGAGAGAAAGTAGCAATTGAGACCAAAACCACCAAAAAGGCAGATTCCAAAGATTACCGAGGACTGAAGGCTTTCATGGAGGAAGGGATATGCGGTCGATACATTCTGGTATGCTGCGAAGAGCGGCCAAGGAAGTTGGGAAATGGTATTGAAGTCATGCCTTGGAAATATTTCCTACAGCTTCTTTGGGATGGGAAGATCGTGTAG
- a CDS encoding nucleotidyltransferase family protein: MHCLILCAGYATRLYPLTENFPKPLLPVQGKSVLDWILSDVDTIPGIDQYVIISNHKFYDHFVSWKESASLSHPITILDDGSTSNENRLGAVKDILFAIDQLDLKEDLLVLAGDNLLDFSFSGFVSFFSEKQGTCIMRHYEPSIPRLQRTGVASIDDSDKVILMEEKPKEPKSNWAVPPFYVYKKEDIPKIKQAIAAGCNTDAPGSFISWLCNQTSVYAYPMPGKRWDIGNLDDYKQVKTEYDGPKIK, translated from the coding sequence ATGCACTGTCTCATCCTCTGCGCCGGCTATGCTACCCGGCTCTATCCTCTAACAGAGAACTTCCCCAAGCCATTGTTGCCGGTTCAGGGGAAGAGTGTCTTGGACTGGATTCTCTCTGATGTTGATACCATTCCTGGAATCGACCAGTATGTAATCATTTCAAACCATAAGTTCTATGACCACTTTGTCTCTTGGAAGGAAAGTGCTTCGCTTTCCCATCCTATTACCATTCTCGATGACGGTTCAACCAGCAATGAGAATAGGCTGGGGGCGGTGAAGGATATTCTTTTTGCCATCGACCAGCTGGACCTCAAGGAGGACCTGTTGGTCTTGGCAGGAGATAATCTTCTCGACTTCTCTTTCTCTGGTTTTGTGTCCTTCTTCAGCGAGAAGCAAGGGACCTGTATCATGCGTCACTATGAACCTTCCATTCCCCGGCTCCAGAGAACCGGGGTGGCCTCCATCGATGATTCAGACAAGGTTATCCTGATGGAGGAGAAGCCCAAGGAGCCAAAGAGTAACTGGGCAGTACCCCCTTTCTATGTCTACAAGAAGGAAGATATCCCCAAGATCAAGCAGGCAATTGCTGCTGGCTGTAACACTGATGCCCCGGGTTCTTTCATTTCCTGGCTGTGCAATCAGACTTCTGTCTATGCGTACCCTATGCCAGGCAAGCGGTGGGATATAGGGAACCTCGATGATTATAAGCAAGTGAAAACAGAATATGATGGTCCAAAGATAAAGTAG
- a CDS encoding nucleotidyl transferase AbiEii/AbiGii toxin family protein: protein MSIRMIEQRMATYSISSEIEEMQALREITQEVVLASLGRAGFFQEAIFQGGTCLRIFHGLNRFSEDLDFSLMDPNPNFAWQPYLKKVIADVASFGYDMEITDRHSTDSTVRLAFLKDDAVGKVLQLNYVGKTSMVKKIRINLEIDINPPPGSRHEITYIGFPYLSPIAIQDPSSLFAGKIHALLCRNYTKGRDWYDFLWYTARKTPVNYHYLGRALHQSGPWKGMGIHIDQDWLRDSLSQKINQIDWQEAANDVRRFVPILEQPSLDYWSEKVFLQQVDRL, encoded by the coding sequence ATGAGCATTCGAATGATTGAACAGAGAATGGCTACCTATTCAATCTCTTCGGAGATTGAAGAAATGCAAGCTTTGAGAGAGATTACCCAGGAAGTAGTTCTTGCCTCATTGGGAAGAGCTGGCTTTTTTCAAGAAGCAATATTCCAAGGAGGTACCTGCCTTCGTATCTTTCATGGACTCAATAGGTTTAGTGAGGATCTGGATTTTTCTCTCATGGACCCAAACCCAAATTTTGCATGGCAACCATATCTTAAAAAAGTAATTGCAGATGTGGCTTCTTTTGGCTATGACATGGAAATAACCGATAGACACAGCACTGATAGTACTGTAAGACTTGCTTTTCTCAAAGATGATGCAGTAGGTAAAGTCCTCCAACTGAACTATGTCGGAAAAACCTCCATGGTGAAGAAGATTCGTATTAATCTGGAGATTGATATCAATCCACCCCCGGGCAGTAGACATGAGATCACCTATATAGGATTTCCCTATCTCTCTCCAATTGCTATACAAGATCCCTCATCCTTGTTTGCTGGCAAAATCCATGCTTTACTCTGCAGAAATTATACAAAAGGAAGAGACTGGTATGATTTTCTTTGGTACACGGCACGTAAAACTCCGGTAAATTATCATTATTTAGGACGGGCATTGCACCAATCAGGGCCATGGAAAGGGATGGGTATCCATATTGATCAGGACTGGCTGAGAGATTCCCTCTCTCAGAAGATTAATCAGATCGATTGGCAGGAAGCAGCAAACGATGTGAGAAGATTCGTTCCTATCTTAGAACAACCCTCTCTTGATTATTGGAGTGAAAAGGTGTTCCTTCAGCAAGTGGATAGGTTATAA